The proteins below are encoded in one region of Methylobacillus flagellatus KT:
- a CDS encoding aromatic ring-hydroxylating oxygenase subunit alpha has translation MHPRYYLSLEIFEREQKKIFRKAWLFAGLKTLLSEHNAFITRRIAGIPIVIQNFHGELRAFENVCLHRNALLQTEAVGKRPLVCAYHAWRYDAEGRVDHIPECDAVYRFSAEEKQGLKLRRFALHAVGNVLFINLDTDPLPFEEQFTPAFIDLLESSSNTYDTEVMVTTWHGKFNWKLAYENLRDANHPRFVHPKSLAKTVKFTPTVDEALFRESGLQLTDTSPSALRREMRRFSHAGADAPIPDLQHFGWHELVERWGDQDSYYNWLAFPNLHIASANGGFSFTLEHHIPIAPDRTDLEIYWFTARKKQAYAFSHQVLLAQMHGSKLVVGEDVEIMEQVQAALHADAPLPNQGAYESSNRLVERWYTTLMDGDHDI, from the coding sequence ATGCATCCCAGATATTATCTGTCGCTCGAGATATTCGAACGCGAACAGAAGAAGATTTTTCGCAAGGCATGGCTGTTCGCCGGCCTGAAGACCCTGCTGTCCGAACACAATGCGTTTATCACGCGCAGGATTGCAGGCATCCCGATCGTGATCCAGAATTTCCACGGTGAATTGCGTGCCTTCGAGAACGTATGCCTGCACCGCAATGCGCTGCTGCAGACGGAAGCCGTTGGAAAACGTCCGCTGGTGTGTGCATATCATGCATGGCGCTACGATGCCGAAGGCAGAGTCGATCACATTCCCGAGTGCGATGCCGTCTATCGATTCAGCGCCGAAGAAAAGCAAGGTCTGAAGCTGCGCCGATTCGCGTTGCATGCGGTGGGCAACGTGCTGTTCATCAATCTCGATACCGACCCGCTGCCGTTCGAGGAACAATTCACGCCGGCCTTCATCGATCTGCTCGAAAGCAGTTCGAACACCTACGACACCGAAGTCATGGTGACGACCTGGCATGGCAAATTCAACTGGAAGCTGGCCTACGAAAATCTGCGCGATGCCAACCATCCGCGCTTTGTGCACCCGAAGAGTCTCGCAAAGACCGTCAAATTCACGCCCACGGTCGACGAAGCGCTGTTCCGTGAATCCGGCCTGCAGCTGACCGACACCTCGCCTTCCGCACTGCGCCGCGAGATGCGGCGCTTCAGCCATGCGGGCGCCGATGCGCCGATCCCCGACCTGCAGCACTTCGGTTGGCACGAACTGGTAGAACGCTGGGGCGATCAGGATTCCTATTACAACTGGCTGGCCTTTCCCAACCTGCACATCGCGAGCGCCAACGGCGGGTTCTCGTTCACGCTCGAACATCACATCCCGATCGCGCCCGACCGCACCGATCTCGAAATCTACTGGTTTACCGCGCGCAAGAAGCAGGCCTATGCCTTCTCGCATCAAGTGCTGCTGGCGCAGATGCATGGCAGCAAGCTGGTGGTCGGCGAAGATGTGGAAATCATGGAACAGGTACAGGCAGCCCTGCATGCCGACGCACCGCTGCCGAATCAGGGCGCCTACGAATCAAGCAACCGGCTGGTCGAACGCTGGTACACGACATTGATGGACGGTGATCATGACATCTAG
- a CDS encoding UDP-3-O-(3-hydroxymyristoyl)glucosamine N-acyltransferase: MTSRWIVGGGTYLEQAFRAWQQAHPDDTVEKIDVPQGRDYRFDLGVLDGLNPAQGVMFVAFDERFGNFKRMELMQAAMERGFKLESFIHPSASISAGVAIGMNVFIGAHAVIGHGSRIDYNTVIHAGVHLGPGSRVKASCWVENGVQIGANVDIGTHCTIRMGAAIQAGIKVGRGAELGWPQLYTSDVPNKTVFDIRYDEPIYTHEG; encoded by the coding sequence ATGACATCTAGATGGATAGTCGGCGGTGGCACCTATCTCGAGCAGGCGTTCAGGGCCTGGCAACAGGCTCATCCGGACGACACTGTTGAAAAAATCGATGTGCCGCAAGGCCGCGATTACCGTTTCGATCTTGGCGTACTCGATGGATTGAATCCGGCCCAAGGCGTCATGTTCGTGGCCTTCGACGAACGCTTCGGCAATTTCAAGCGCATGGAACTCATGCAAGCGGCAATGGAGCGTGGCTTCAAGCTGGAGTCGTTTATCCATCCAAGCGCTTCCATCAGCGCGGGCGTCGCCATCGGCATGAACGTCTTCATCGGTGCACACGCCGTGATTGGCCATGGCAGCCGCATCGACTACAACACTGTGATCCATGCCGGCGTGCACCTCGGGCCCGGCAGCCGCGTCAAGGCATCGTGCTGGGTGGAAAACGGCGTACAGATCGGGGCGAACGTCGATATTGGCACTCATTGCACGATACGCATGGGGGCGGCCATTCAAGCCGGCATCAAAGTAGGTCGGGGCGCCGAACTAGGCTGGCCCCAGCTCTACACCAGCGACGTGCCGAACAAGACGGTATTCGACATTCGCTACGATGAACCGATCTACACTCACGAGGGATGA
- a CDS encoding FkbM family methyltransferase, translating into MTQQTDLQSKTNIDPLAMNDSFLAAADALAVDPMFGIPANVREVIARRGNATRLVILGTKGFGAHLMNVRHERPCEVIAAVDDFRYHSGELYYGLPIISTDRFTELATHDRDLVALNTCRYDGPKRFFDQICRTHGIPHLNFEQAVRAFGLQGNVDYRVDDWGADIVRNIPAFQTLAQRLADDYSVQTLYAVLNFHLTCEPEYYHEVERPYSTLYFRSGLLRFSDSEKMVDCGASIGESLAGLIGVTKGKFERVWMIEPDRINLQTLQNVLRRYTDTNFASRITVHGCGAGENTIRVPFNHEGGHGGFVKPADADHEPADLIDVRPIDDIIDDAPTFIKMDIEGSELSALKGARRAISEHKPKLAISAYHRSTDLLDLTNYILSIRPDYQIGLRHHTPDRWDTCLYFY; encoded by the coding sequence ATGACTCAACAAACCGACCTGCAAAGCAAGACCAACATTGATCCTCTTGCCATGAATGATAGTTTTCTGGCGGCGGCGGATGCATTGGCCGTCGATCCCATGTTTGGCATCCCTGCCAATGTGCGTGAAGTCATAGCGCGCCGCGGCAATGCGACCAGACTGGTCATTCTCGGCACCAAAGGCTTTGGCGCACATCTGATGAACGTCAGGCACGAACGGCCTTGCGAGGTTATCGCCGCAGTGGACGATTTCCGCTACCACTCGGGAGAGCTTTATTATGGTCTGCCGATCATCTCTACCGATCGTTTCACCGAACTCGCCACACATGATCGTGATCTCGTCGCCCTTAATACCTGTCGTTATGACGGGCCCAAGCGTTTCTTCGATCAGATCTGTCGCACGCATGGAATTCCACATCTCAATTTCGAGCAGGCGGTACGCGCCTTTGGCCTACAAGGCAATGTCGATTATCGCGTCGATGATTGGGGAGCCGATATCGTACGCAACATCCCGGCATTCCAAACATTGGCACAACGTCTGGCCGACGACTATTCTGTACAAACGCTTTATGCTGTGCTGAATTTCCACCTCACCTGCGAACCTGAGTATTACCATGAGGTTGAACGTCCTTATTCCACGCTTTATTTCCGATCAGGCCTGCTGCGCTTTTCCGATTCGGAAAAAATGGTGGATTGCGGTGCTTCCATTGGGGAATCGCTGGCGGGCTTGATCGGCGTGACCAAGGGAAAGTTTGAACGTGTGTGGATGATCGAACCAGACCGCATCAATCTGCAAACCCTGCAAAACGTTTTGCGCCGCTATACGGACACCAACTTTGCTTCCAGGATCACAGTGCATGGCTGCGGTGCCGGCGAAAATACCATCCGGGTTCCCTTCAACCACGAAGGCGGTCACGGAGGTTTCGTCAAACCAGCAGATGCCGACCATGAACCGGCCGACTTGATCGATGTTCGTCCTATCGATGACATCATCGATGATGCCCCGACCTTCATCAAGATGGATATTGAAGGCTCCGAGCTGTCGGCCCTAAAAGGGGCGCGCCGAGCAATATCAGAACACAAACCGAAACTAGCTATTTCCGCCTATCACCGTTCGACTGACTTGCTTGACTTAACCAACTATATCCTTTCGATCCGCCCCGACTACCAGATCGGATTGCGCCACCACACGCCGGATCGCTGGGATACCTGCCTTTACTTTTATTGA
- a CDS encoding glycosyltransferase translates to MAGELPLVSIVIPAYKARYFETALDGVLGQAYPALELIICDDSPDFRIAKLIEQKTALANFTIGYFRNEIRLGELASTAKGIRLARGKYIKLLHDDDVLEPDCIAEQVAVMENEPDIALASSRRQRIDENGEALPDILHTCFPFSGDVIVNGKELVSFFGDHTINFIGEPSCILARRDDLLEIADELMSLNGHIIHWVGDLALYAKLLQKGNLAFLAKPLTKFRVSNTQFSQVGRDQVGIGDQGHADFRKAIRDLGWYRASGDNKLVNVAPITSLKARVFKPVNLLAALHRAAGLGSVSLASWMGIRRPTAVQQALIDQHLATLQGGPRIAVMLLDHSGSTEAIAHTLSSLQESNRYRNLEIWIFSPLTLPDLADKAKVLTLDPSRNSASAINDALANTQAEWILLAEAGSDFLPSGLLIAALDLPTLPASCHAAYADDILRLEDNELGLNLRPDLNLDLLLSFPASMSPHWLFRRTTLIEQGGFSITSGRAFELEYQLRLIAQLGLGSIAHISEPLLIGQPLDLQAYPEEPAVIAQHLRARGYEQPVIHNHLPRCYAIDYGHAQQPGVSILIIIKDRLPQAQRCLETLLENTSYANYEVLLLDHGNQAADICTWLAGIESMGLPQLRILRFDAAISREALCNQAAQQALGDFLVWLGDGAGILNRDWLQQLLNHGLRPEVGAVGGKLLSADGKIRHAGLLLGLNGPAGRAFEGLSHNEGGYMQRLQVEQQYAALSSECLLLRRELFLQAGGFDEDPLLSRWSDVDLCLKLQQAGFLNVWTPRMTLLMDMPVAAAASTREEDAMYARWLPVLARDPAYNPGFSVKAEPGFKLAEPPLCWRPLQSWKPLPTILAHHADAFGCGHYRVIQPLMAMREAALIDGTISGSLLSPVELERYQPDAIVLQRQTTEDRVEAIRRIKAFSQAFKVYELDDYLPNLPMKSIHRQHITKDAIKALRQGLGFVDRFVVSTPALAEAFAGLHPDIRVVRNRLPVNWWKGLQSQRRIAAKPRVGWAGGNSHTGDLELIADVVKELADEVEWVFFGMCPPALRPYVHEFHTGVAIDQYPQALASLHLDLALAPLEPNLFNECKSNLRLLEYGACGFPVICSDIRCYQENGLPVTRVKNRFRDWIDAIRMHIADLDAAAQAGDALRHEVLTHWMLEGEHLRDWRRAWLPDGH, encoded by the coding sequence ATGGCAGGTGAGCTTCCGCTGGTCAGTATCGTCATACCCGCCTACAAGGCTCGCTATTTCGAAACGGCTCTTGATGGTGTGCTGGGTCAGGCCTACCCTGCGTTGGAACTGATTATCTGCGACGACAGCCCTGATTTCCGCATTGCTAAACTGATCGAACAGAAGACAGCATTAGCAAACTTTACTATCGGCTATTTCAGAAACGAGATTCGCCTTGGCGAACTGGCCAGCACCGCCAAAGGCATCCGTCTCGCCCGGGGGAAATACATCAAGCTGCTGCACGATGACGATGTACTGGAGCCCGATTGCATCGCCGAGCAGGTGGCAGTCATGGAAAATGAGCCTGACATTGCCTTGGCCTCTTCGCGTCGCCAGCGCATAGACGAGAACGGCGAGGCGTTGCCGGATATCCTGCACACCTGTTTCCCGTTTTCCGGGGATGTGATCGTCAACGGCAAGGAGCTGGTTTCTTTTTTTGGCGATCACACGATCAATTTCATTGGCGAGCCGAGCTGCATCCTGGCACGGCGCGATGATCTGCTGGAGATCGCAGACGAGTTGATGTCGCTCAATGGACACATCATTCATTGGGTTGGCGATCTCGCGCTATACGCCAAGTTGTTGCAAAAAGGCAATTTGGCCTTCCTGGCCAAGCCGCTGACCAAGTTCCGCGTCTCCAACACGCAGTTCAGCCAGGTTGGCCGCGACCAGGTCGGTATTGGGGATCAAGGCCATGCCGACTTCCGCAAGGCCATCCGCGACCTGGGCTGGTATCGCGCGTCTGGCGACAACAAACTGGTCAACGTCGCGCCTATCACATCATTGAAAGCGCGCGTGTTCAAGCCGGTCAACCTACTGGCGGCGCTGCACCGCGCAGCGGGGTTGGGCAGCGTATCGCTGGCGAGCTGGATGGGCATCCGCCGTCCAACGGCAGTACAGCAGGCGCTCATTGACCAGCACTTGGCAACGTTGCAGGGCGGCCCACGCATTGCCGTCATGCTGCTCGACCACTCCGGCTCGACCGAGGCTATTGCCCATACGCTGTCCAGCCTGCAAGAAAGCAACCGTTACCGCAACCTGGAGATATGGATATTCTCTCCCCTGACCTTGCCCGATCTGGCGGACAAGGCCAAGGTGCTGACACTGGACCCAAGCCGAAACAGCGCCAGCGCCATCAACGACGCTCTTGCCAACACGCAGGCGGAGTGGATATTGCTGGCCGAAGCCGGGTCCGACTTCCTGCCCAGTGGCCTGTTGATCGCCGCGCTGGACTTGCCGACCCTGCCAGCGTCCTGCCATGCCGCCTATGCCGACGACATCCTTCGGCTGGAAGACAATGAGCTGGGCCTCAACCTGCGCCCGGACCTCAACCTGGACTTGCTGCTCAGCTTCCCCGCCAGCATGTCGCCACATTGGTTGTTCCGCAGGACGACCCTCATCGAACAAGGCGGCTTTTCCATCACATCAGGACGTGCGTTTGAGCTGGAGTACCAACTGCGCCTGATCGCGCAACTGGGCCTGGGCAGCATTGCCCATATCAGCGAGCCGCTATTGATCGGCCAGCCGCTGGACCTACAGGCATACCCGGAAGAACCAGCCGTCATCGCGCAACATCTGCGCGCACGCGGCTACGAGCAGCCTGTTATCCACAATCATTTGCCGAGGTGTTATGCGATCGATTACGGTCATGCACAGCAGCCCGGTGTAAGCATCTTGATCATCATCAAGGACAGGCTGCCCCAGGCGCAGCGTTGCCTGGAAACTCTGCTCGAAAACACCAGCTATGCCAATTACGAGGTGCTGCTACTGGACCATGGCAACCAGGCTGCGGACATTTGCACCTGGCTGGCTGGCATTGAGTCCATGGGCTTGCCGCAATTGCGCATCCTGCGCTTCGACGCCGCAATATCGCGCGAGGCCTTGTGCAACCAGGCGGCCCAGCAAGCGTTGGGCGACTTTCTAGTCTGGCTGGGCGACGGGGCCGGCATCCTCAACCGGGACTGGCTGCAGCAGCTCCTCAACCACGGCTTGCGCCCCGAAGTAGGGGCCGTTGGTGGAAAATTGCTTTCCGCCGACGGCAAGATACGCCATGCCGGCTTGCTGCTCGGCCTCAACGGCCCGGCAGGACGCGCGTTTGAAGGCCTGTCTCACAACGAGGGCGGCTATATGCAACGCCTGCAGGTTGAGCAGCAATATGCCGCCTTGAGCAGCGAGTGCCTGTTGCTACGCCGCGAGCTATTCCTGCAGGCCGGTGGTTTCGATGAAGACCCCTTGCTCTCGCGGTGGTCCGATGTCGACTTGTGCCTGAAGCTGCAGCAGGCTGGCTTTCTCAATGTTTGGACGCCGCGCATGACGCTATTAATGGACATGCCGGTGGCTGCTGCCGCCAGCACACGAGAAGAAGATGCCATGTATGCCCGCTGGCTGCCCGTGCTGGCGCGCGATCCTGCCTACAATCCCGGCTTCTCGGTAAAAGCCGAGCCGGGATTCAAGCTTGCCGAGCCGCCATTGTGCTGGCGTCCCTTGCAATCATGGAAACCGCTCCCGACCATTCTGGCGCATCATGCCGATGCCTTTGGCTGCGGCCATTATCGCGTCATCCAGCCCCTGATGGCCATGCGCGAGGCGGCGCTCATCGACGGCACGATATCCGGCAGCCTGCTTTCACCGGTCGAGCTCGAACGCTACCAACCCGATGCCATCGTGCTGCAGCGCCAGACCACGGAAGACAGAGTGGAGGCAATACGCAGGATCAAGGCATTTTCCCAGGCGTTCAAGGTCTATGAGCTGGACGACTACCTGCCCAATTTGCCGATGAAGAGCATCCATCGCCAGCACATCACCAAGGATGCCATCAAAGCCTTGCGGCAGGGGTTGGGTTTCGTTGACCGCTTCGTCGTCTCTACCCCGGCCTTGGCGGAGGCATTTGCCGGCCTCCACCCCGATATTCGCGTGGTCAGGAACCGTCTACCGGTCAATTGGTGGAAGGGCCTGCAAAGCCAGCGCCGCATTGCAGCCAAACCTCGCGTGGGCTGGGCCGGCGGCAACAGCCACACCGGGGACCTCGAATTGATCGCGGATGTGGTCAAGGAGCTGGCAGACGAGGTCGAGTGGGTATTCTTCGGCATGTGCCCGCCAGCATTGCGCCCGTATGTGCACGAATTCCACACTGGCGTCGCCATTGACCAATACCCGCAGGCACTGGCCAGCCTCCATCTGGATCTCGCACTGGCTCCCCTGGAACCCAATCTGTTCAACGAGTGCAAGAGCAACCTGCGCTTGTTGGAGTACGGCGCATGCGGCTTCCCGGTCATTTGCAGCGATATCCGCTGCTACCAGGAGAATGGCCTTCCCGTCACCCGCGTGAAAAACCGCTTCCGCGACTGGATAGACGCCATCCGCATGCATATTGCAGACCTGGATGCGGCCGCCCAGGCAGGAGATGCGTTGCGCCATGAGGTCCTCACCCATTGGATGCTAGAGGGAGAGCACCTGCGCGACTGGCGCCGCGCCTGGCTACCGGACGGCCATTGA
- a CDS encoding CsbD family protein, producing MNWDQVEGNWKQLKGKVRQQWGKLTDDQFEQIKGNREMLSGKLQELYGISKEEAEKQIDSFNKSCTKH from the coding sequence ATGAACTGGGATCAAGTAGAAGGTAACTGGAAACAACTCAAGGGCAAGGTGCGCCAGCAATGGGGCAAACTGACCGATGACCAATTCGAGCAGATCAAGGGCAACCGCGAAATGTTGTCCGGCAAATTGCAGGAGCTCTACGGCATCTCCAAGGAAGAAGCCGAAAAACAGATCGATTCTTTCAACAAGAGCTGCACCAAGCACTAG
- a CDS encoding TonB-dependent receptor, with the protein MRKELRVRVGTHQAMSLKWTALVMASLFGTAANAAHEHMEHLPEIEVTAHAHDRNSDLHKRMVNSADTASLLQDYTGVYSYQAGGISALPNIRGMNDNRIRILVDGAELTAACANSMNAPLTYISPAAVANISVLAGITPVSMGGDSIAGTITVDSAKPIYAANADAWLYKGSFSTVYRSNNNGLSTALNATAASDNLSLSFTSTMDRGQSYRDGNGDKVLASQFERHIQTLTIGAKGENEDFVLRLSHQEVPHQGFPNQRMDLIDNKADSINASYSRHFAWGDLDTRLYWQEVSHEMGFFSSEKPGQMPMKTRGKDMGYQIKASIPLSDVHTLRVGNEFHRQTLDDYWPPVAGSMMMGPRTFVNINDGRRDRAGIFAEVESQWNSRWSSMLGARIDHVRSTVGEVQAYSTMGMNAADHAAAQRFNGSSRSASDNHLDMTASGKYEFSDTTSLEFGYARKTRSPSLYERYSWGTGSMARNMIGWFGDVNGYIGNPDLKPEKANTISATLDWHDAEKASWQARVTPYFTYVQDYIGVERDARAGVPNNAPRTHLVFDNQDARFYGINMEGAKQLWQDTAWGQGRAKASLAWTRGERINGESLYQIMPLNARVSLEQKKGAWSNGVDVQFVDAKTRVDDVRLEPETGGYTLVDLRSSYQWSKARLDFSVTNLFDRYYALPTGGVNFAQWVADGRQASVPMGPVAGMGRSINLGLTLDF; encoded by the coding sequence ATGAGGAAAGAGCTAAGAGTGCGTGTGGGTACACATCAGGCGATGTCGCTGAAATGGACGGCGCTGGTGATGGCTTCTCTGTTCGGCACTGCCGCGAATGCGGCACATGAGCACATGGAGCACTTGCCGGAAATTGAAGTGACGGCGCATGCGCATGACCGCAATAGCGATTTGCACAAGCGCATGGTCAACAGTGCGGATACAGCGAGCCTGTTGCAGGATTACACTGGCGTGTACTCCTACCAGGCAGGCGGCATTTCCGCCCTGCCCAATATCCGGGGGATGAACGACAACCGCATCCGCATCCTGGTTGACGGCGCCGAATTGACGGCAGCCTGTGCCAACAGCATGAATGCACCGCTGACGTATATTTCGCCCGCAGCGGTGGCCAATATCAGTGTGCTGGCGGGCATTACGCCCGTGAGCATGGGTGGCGACAGCATTGCCGGGACAATCACTGTGGATTCTGCCAAGCCTATCTACGCTGCCAATGCGGATGCATGGCTGTATAAGGGCAGCTTTTCCACGGTGTATCGCAGCAACAATAATGGACTCAGCACCGCACTGAATGCCACAGCCGCCAGCGATAACCTCAGCCTGAGTTTCACCAGCACCATGGACAGGGGCCAGAGCTACCGTGACGGCAACGGCGACAAGGTACTTGCCTCGCAATTCGAGCGTCACATCCAGACCCTGACGATCGGCGCCAAGGGCGAGAACGAGGATTTCGTCCTGCGCCTCAGTCACCAGGAAGTGCCGCACCAAGGTTTCCCCAATCAGCGAATGGATTTGATCGACAACAAGGCAGATTCGATCAATGCGAGCTATAGCCGCCATTTTGCCTGGGGCGACCTGGATACCCGCCTGTATTGGCAGGAAGTCAGCCATGAAATGGGCTTTTTCTCATCAGAAAAGCCGGGGCAGATGCCGATGAAGACGCGCGGCAAGGATATGGGTTACCAGATCAAGGCAAGCATTCCGTTAAGTGATGTGCATACGTTGCGTGTCGGCAATGAGTTTCATCGCCAGACGCTGGATGACTACTGGCCTCCTGTTGCGGGAAGCATGATGATGGGCCCCCGCACTTTTGTGAATATCAATGATGGGCGCCGTGATCGTGCGGGCATCTTTGCGGAAGTCGAGTCTCAATGGAATAGCCGATGGAGCAGCATGCTCGGCGCGCGCATCGACCATGTTCGCAGTACTGTCGGGGAAGTGCAGGCATATTCCACCATGGGGATGAATGCTGCAGACCATGCCGCCGCGCAGCGCTTCAATGGTAGTAGCCGTTCTGCCAGCGACAACCATCTCGACATGACAGCAAGCGGTAAATATGAGTTCTCTGATACGACTAGCCTGGAGTTTGGTTACGCGCGCAAGACACGGTCCCCCAGCTTGTATGAGCGCTATTCCTGGGGTACCGGCAGCATGGCGCGCAACATGATCGGCTGGTTCGGCGATGTCAATGGCTACATTGGCAATCCGGACTTGAAGCCCGAGAAAGCCAATACCATCAGCGCAACGCTGGACTGGCACGATGCGGAGAAAGCTTCGTGGCAGGCCAGGGTGACCCCCTATTTTACTTATGTACAGGATTACATCGGCGTAGAGCGGGATGCGCGTGCCGGAGTACCCAATAATGCACCGCGCACTCATTTGGTTTTTGATAACCAGGATGCACGCTTCTATGGCATCAACATGGAAGGCGCCAAGCAACTTTGGCAGGATACTGCCTGGGGACAGGGTCGCGCCAAGGCCAGTCTGGCCTGGACCCGTGGCGAGCGTATCAATGGTGAGTCGCTCTACCAGATCATGCCGCTCAACGCCCGTGTCAGCCTGGAGCAGAAAAAAGGCGCATGGTCCAACGGTGTAGATGTGCAATTCGTCGATGCCAAAACACGCGTGGATGATGTCCGGCTCGAGCCGGAGACCGGTGGTTACACGCTAGTGGATTTGCGCAGCAGCTATCAATGGTCCAAGGCCAGGCTGGATTTCAGCGTGACCAATTTGTTCGATCGCTATTACGCCTTGCCGACGGGTGGGGTGAATTTTGCGCAATGGGTGGCCGACGGGCGGCAGGCATCCGTACCCATGGGGCCTGTTGCAGGCATGGGGCGCTCAATCAACCTCGGCCTTACCCTGGATTTCTGA
- a CDS encoding MFS transporter has protein sequence MHTAIYRRQALFTFFLLTGLAVASWVTRTPAIRDQLQVSIAEMGLILFSISVGAMTGILSSGKLVRHWGTRPVIRTGMLLLLLGLGVMAAGLSWTLTLLVALGLMLFGLGIGVGEIALNIEGAEVERITHQPTLAMLHAGFSLGTFLGGIMGIGLTSIAFPVTWHVALTALAGVPVVLWGLRAIPAGVGAESVPQSGLRPKTSQPLKPWRDVQLMCISLIVLGMALAEGSATDWIPILMVDEHQFSAATGSMIYTGFAGMMALGRFSGHYFLERYSRVSVVRASALLGVIGIGTVIFADHPYIAAAAVLFWGLGTSLGFPLAISAAGDTGNSNHATARVSIVATAGYVAFLAGPPLLGFLGEHYSLRHALLVVLFLVGLGFFLARAVSTRA, from the coding sequence ATGCACACTGCAATATATCGCCGCCAGGCATTATTCACATTTTTCCTGCTGACAGGTCTTGCAGTGGCTTCCTGGGTCACACGAACCCCGGCAATTCGAGATCAGCTTCAAGTATCCATTGCAGAAATGGGCTTGATCCTATTCAGCATATCCGTAGGGGCGATGACGGGTATCCTGAGCTCGGGTAAATTGGTACGACATTGGGGCACAAGGCCTGTGATCCGAACAGGCATGCTGCTGTTGCTGTTAGGGCTGGGCGTCATGGCAGCGGGGCTAAGCTGGACATTGACGTTGCTGGTCGCACTTGGCCTCATGCTGTTTGGATTGGGGATCGGTGTGGGAGAGATCGCCCTCAATATCGAAGGCGCCGAAGTGGAGCGCATCACGCATCAGCCCACGCTTGCCATGCTGCACGCGGGTTTCAGCCTGGGTACCTTCCTGGGCGGCATTATGGGGATTGGCCTGACCAGTATTGCATTCCCGGTGACATGGCATGTTGCACTCACTGCGTTGGCGGGGGTTCCAGTGGTCTTATGGGGATTGCGGGCCATTCCAGCCGGAGTAGGCGCTGAGTCGGTGCCTCAATCCGGCCTGCGACCAAAGACGAGCCAGCCGCTCAAGCCATGGCGTGACGTACAACTAATGTGCATCAGCCTGATTGTACTGGGCATGGCGCTGGCAGAAGGGTCGGCCACGGACTGGATCCCCATCCTGATGGTGGATGAGCATCAATTCAGCGCCGCCACTGGTTCCATGATCTATACCGGCTTTGCCGGCATGATGGCGCTCGGCCGCTTCAGCGGCCACTATTTTCTCGAACGCTATAGCAGGGTATCAGTGGTTCGCGCGAGCGCGCTGCTGGGCGTCATCGGGATTGGCACGGTCATCTTTGCCGACCATCCCTATATTGCCGCCGCAGCCGTGCTGTTCTGGGGCCTTGGCACCTCACTCGGCTTTCCGCTGGCGATTTCCGCAGCCGGCGATACCGGGAACAGTAACCATGCCACTGCGCGCGTCAGCATCGTCGCCACCGCTGGCTATGTTGCCTTCCTGGCCGGCCCACCCCTGTTGGGCTTCCTCGGAGAGCATTATTCCTTGCGCCATGCCTTGCTGGTCGTGCTGTTTCTGGTAGGTCTGGGGTTTTTCCTTGCCCGGGCCGTGTCTACACGCGCCTGA